The genomic interval CCAGGCTGGAGCAGGGCAGGGAAAGTGCCCCCAAGGCCCTGAGTCTGCCCCTCCTCCTATGCCCTCCCCACCAGAAGACCGGAAGCTCTTTGTGGGGATGCTAGGGAAGCAGCAGACAGATGAGGACGTCCGGAAGATGTTCGAGCCTTTCGGGACCATAGACGAGTGCACTGTGCTCCGGGGCCCAGACGGCACCAGCAAAGGTAGCCCGCCGACCCCCTCCCCCACCGGGCCCTCCGCCGTCCTGCCCCCGCCCCACTGGTTCCATGGGCGATGGGGACTATGGGGGCACCCTCCAGGGTGGGcactcacccctttctcctccctcttggaCTCTTCAGGCTGCGCCTTCGTGAAGTTCCAGACCCATGCGGAGGCCCAGGCAGCCATCAACACCCTTCACAGCAGCCGGACCCTGCCGGTAAGTCCCACCACTGCCCTAGCCCTCAGGCCTCTTGCAGCCTCACTGGGCCCACACCAGACCCTGGCTCAGAGCGGGCAGTCCATTCTGGATAGGATCTttgaatatctttaaaaagaattttctagCAGAAGAATCAAACCTCTTAGGGACAGCTTCCCCTTGGAAAGACCATCTCCCTGCCCCTTGTCCCCATGCCCAGCCCCCATCTTCGGTCCAAAAGCCCTTGCCCTCCTCTCTagcctcctccagccctcagccCTCTTCACTTTtcacctcttctccctcccccaccccaacatcCCCCTCCCTCACTGGCTGGGCATCAGGACACTTGCTTAGCGGCCCCACGTGCCCTCTGCACCTTCATCCCgctgccccaccccctcccctcacaTTAGCAGTGGATTAGCTAGCTGACTGCTCTCACAGAGGGCTCCCCAGCAGAGCAAACCCCTCAAAAGGAACTAACTAGCTCCTGAGGAAGTTTGGAGTTCGGTTTCCCCAAACTCCATCAGGTTCTCCAGCAGAGGCTGGGCAAGCAGACACTTAGCAGGCACCTGGGCTAGAGGACACAGCATCAGATAGAGAAATGTGTTCCAGAGCCCAGGATTCTACAAGGATCCTTGCAAATGTTCCAAGCTAGTTTTTATTTACTAATAGCGTAGGCTGGTATTCAATGTCGAGCTGTGTCCCCTGAGCACACCGTGAGGACTGGGGAGCAGCTACAAGGACACTGGGGGGTAGCTACAAGGCAAGATGAGCTTGAGATTAAACATTTGCTGTAGCTGATCCACCCTGGGGATGATTTCCGGCTCAGGATCTGCATGCAGAGGCCAGGAGTGCCCTTTGCATTCTGGGAGCATCTTCCCCTTTCCAGCACATGGCTTCATATTCCTCGATTTTTCCTAGTCTCTTGCACAACCTGTcgtggggggagggcagggtgaAAGCCTCCCCATTTGACTTCGGCGCTCTGATGGCTGCCCTCCCAACGAGGCTAAGCCAAGAATGGTGGAACTGAGGCCAGGTCCTAAAGGCTCTGGGGAGGAGAGACGCTGACTCCACCCCTCTCATCACGTGTGGGGCGGGTGCTCAGGGTGCCTCGTCCAGCCTGGTGGTGAAGTTTGCCGACACGGAGAAGGAGCGCGGTCTCCGCCGAATGCAGCAGGTGGCCACCCAGCTGGGCATGTTCAGCCCCATCGCTCTCCAGTTCGGCGCCTACAGCGCCTACACCCAGGCTGTGAGCATCTCCCTCCGgggtcctgcccccaccccccagtgccAAGGCCCAGGGTGGAGAGGGGAGCCGGGCCAGGGTGCAGGGGCCCCACTCGCCTCTCTTCCTCTGTTCCCAGCTGATGCAGCAGCAGGCGGCCCTGGTAGCGGCTCATAGTGCCTACCTCAGCCCCATGGCCACCATGGCTGCCGTGCAGATGCAGCACATGGCCGCCATCAATGCCAACGGCCTCATTGCCACCCCCATCACCCCTTCCTCAGGTAAGGTCCAGGCAGGGCATGGCAGGGCTGGGGGTGACgggggcaggtgggcagggggcCACAGGGACCCCCATCACCCCCTTCTCAGGTAAGGTCCAGGCAGGgccgggctgggctgggctggggtgcaGGAGGCAGGTCACAGGAGCTTCCACAtggtggaggtggggaagggggctCCGGGCATCGCTCGGGGAAGCGTGGGGTCTGGGAGGGGTCAGGGGTCAGACAGTAGCCTGCTTCCTCCCCTCCGCCTCCAGGCTTGCTGACCGTTtttctgcctctgtgtgtgtgtgtatctgcttCTCTGCCCTGTctctgctgtttcctcctccccaGGAACCAGCACGCCTCCTGCCATCGCTGCCACACCCGTCTCTGCCATCCCTGCTGCCCTGGGCGTCAACGGCTACAGCCCAGTGCCCACCCAGCCCACCGGGCAGCCTGCCCCTGACGCTCTATATCCCAACGGGGTTCACCCCTACCCAGGTGGGGTTCTCTGCCCGCCCGCCCACTGCGCTCCCCAGCAGCCATCCCCCCCACCACTGACTGTGGGCAGTCAGGACCCCCCTTTCCTCTCCCGACTCCGAGGTGACAAGGCACTTCCTCCCGCTCTGTCACCCGGGGCAGGGATGTTCCTTCCCCGGCTCGGCCAGGGAAGCGGAGGCATAGAGAGGCGAGGCAACTTGTCCAGGGTGGCACAGCCAGCCACAACTCAAGTCTTGCTGATGCCAGGCTCTCCCCTCTGCCCGCGACTCGGTGCATGTCCACCCTGTTGGTTCACCCCCATGCCCTCCCATGAGGTTCTCCTCCCCACCTGCCTGGCCTCGGCTCCCAGAAGCACAGGTGGGGCTCCCCGCTGCCTCTGAGCCCCACTCTCATGGTCGGTGCTGCTCTCCGCAGCCCAGAGCCCCGCGGCCCCCGTGGACCCCCTGCAGCAGGCCTACGCAGGGATGCAGCACTATACAGGTGAGGAGCCCCGGCCTCAGCCAGGGTGGAAGGGTTGGCGAGAGGAAAAGAGGCCTGGGCTTCCTGCTTTCTGCCAGTCACCCCCTCAGACTGACCTCAGGCCAGACCTGCGAGGACACACCTTTATGGGCATGGTCTGAGGCAGCCCTCCTCTGACACCTCTCACCCCTGTCAGCTCCATCAGCCAGGCTATGGGCAGAGGGACAGGGCTGGTTAggagggccaggggcaggggcatcTCGGGGACCCCATCAACTCTGTCTGTTCTccctaccccccgccccccagcagcTTACCCAGCAGCCTACAGCCTGGTGGCACCTGCGTTCCCACAGCCTCCGGCTCTGGTGGCCCAgcagcccccgccgcccccccagcagcagcagcagcagcagcagcagcagcaacgggAAGGTGTGGTGTGGCCTGCGGGGGGGTCCCAGCTAAGAGCTTTCAGGGGTGGGGTGCCCTTGTGGGCTCGAGGCCAGCTCTGGCCCCATGCGTGGGGACGCGAGTGGGTAGGAGACAGATGCGGTGTCTGGCACCCTGGCCTACATGTTGGGAGCTGCCTTCCCCGGCCCCTTGCAGCCTGTCTCCCCAGCACTGAGCGCCTCCTTCTGTCTCTGCTGCCACCCAGGCCCTGATGGCTGCAACATCTTCATCTACCACCTGCCCCAGGAGTTCACAGACTCAGAGATCCTCCAGATGTTTGTCCCCTTTGGCCACGTCATCTCAGCCAAAGTCTTTGTTGACAGAGCCACCAATCAGAGCAAGTGTTTTGGTAAGAACACAATGATCCAAAAGAGAAAATAGGGCACATTTTGGCCAGACTCCAGATAAGGACAAGGTCTGATGCATTTGAAGGCACTTAGGTtgcaatggggcttcccagatggcactagtagtaaagaatgtgcctgccaatgcaagagactgtgagagacatgggttcgatccctggatgggacaattcccctggaggagggcatggcaacccactccagtattcttgactgaagaatcccatgaacagaggaacctgccaggctactgtccatggggtcgcacagacttggacacgactgagcgacttagcatgcacacatgcacatgtggtTGCAATGGGCCCAGTATTTGAAATCCAGATCATCCAGGAGCCTGAAAGAACCATTTTTTCCACTCCTGATATCCCATAGCAGCTGCTGCCCAGGCCCATCCCTTCTTCCAGAAACCACATCTTTCCTCCTTTAAGAGCTGGTCAAATCCATGCTCAGAGAGGACTGGAAAAGCCTTAGGAGCTGGGGTAGTTCAGTTTTCAAAAGGAAGGCTTAGGGAGCAGCGTTTAGTGGTCTTTGTTCTTTGAAAGGCTGCTTCAGGGGAGAAAGGGGACGTACTTGTGCTCTGGGCTTCAGATGTCATTTAGGGTCTGGAGTGGAAGTTTCAAAAAGGCAGGTTCTGAGCTATCCAGGCCAAGGAGGGGGCTTCCCTTCAAAGAATGCAGAAAGGAAGGTCCTGGGGTATGCAAGAAGGTGGACTGGACTCATCCACTCAACAACTACTTACTGAAAGCCTCCGGTGTGCCGGGCAGTTTCTGGGCATTTGGGAGACATGGAAAAAGTAGCATGATTACAGGAAAGCAAAGAGTAGGCCTTGGCCTCAGCTCAGGGGAGTGAGGTGGGCTGGGCCAGGCCTTATGACCCTCTCACCTTAGGCTTTGTGAGTTTCGACAATCCGGCCAGCGCCCAGGCTGCCATCCAGGCCATGAACGGTTTCCAGATTGGCATGAAGCGCCTCAAAGTCCAGTTAAAGCGGCCTAAGGATGCCAATCGGCCCTACTGAGGGCACCCAGGTGGGTCCCGCTCCCGTCCTGTCAGCTCTCTAGCCCCTCACACTGCAGCCAGGGCCCCCATCCCTTTTCCCACCCCCCTCAGGGATGCCCACCCCTGACTCTGGGCACTCAGGGACCTGGAGCAGCTTCCTCAGCTGTTTTCAATCACCCAggtctctctctttcactttctctttcacacacacacacgcacacacgcacacacacacacacacacacacacacacactgtgacccCAGAGAAAGCCAAGTCTGTATCTATCCGTGTCCACTCCCTAGAACTTCCCCAGTATCTGGTCTCGTTTGTCTGGTCAGTGTCCATGTGTctatgtgtctctctttctggttttcctttgggatggagtAGAATTAGGGGAGTAGGTTTTGGGGACTAGGGGGACTGGTTTAGGGTACTGGAGGGTCCTAGAATCACTGGCTCCTAGAATATCTGTTGTCCTGAGAAGTGGGGACATCAGGTCCTGGTGCCCTGGACTCCAAGTGGTAGCTGTAGACCCATGGGACAGGGGAGAGTGACAGAACAGATTGGGGGGAGTCTGAGTGTCAAGCCTCTGGGGAGCACCTTTGGTTCAGGTGAGGTGGCTGGAATGCTGGACTGCCTGTGAATTTTACATAACAGGCCCCCTCCTTCCCATTGCCCGCCACCACCCCAACCTCATGGCCACAGAGCTGTGAGCTTTGATTACttttgtgttgtttaatctctttTGGACCAAACCCCTGAAAAAAACACAACCCAAGAACAATAcccacattttctgtttttccccctTTCCCCCCAATCCTGGCTGCTTAACTCCCCCCCACCCTGGGGGCCCCCCAGCCCAGGGCCCGTGTCCATTGTCGGCCGAAGCCCCCATCCCCGGACCCCTGCTCCGGGCCCCTGTAAGTTGCATGGAACGAGCGTGTTGTCTTTGGAGCCGATTGTTTGTTATTTGGGGAGGGGGCCGCGGAGGGAAGCGCCCCCCAGCCCAGGGTCAGGGCCGGGGGCAGCTCGCGGGACGTGCTTGGTCAACAGTGGTTGGTGACTGTGGTCTGTGTTCCGTGCATTTCTCTCTggctttctttgttccttttcaaAAAGGAATGAGAGCACCCCCTAGGGGCTGGGGCGGGTCTCACCCCACGAGACTCCAGCCCCGGTTCCACCCCGGCCTGCTCTGCCGCCCTTTTGCGGACGCCCCCTTGCTCTTTTCCAGGTGTCTGTCCCCGTACCTCACCCTCCTTCCTCCGAGTCCCCGCTGCCTGCCTGTGTGTCACCTCGTGTCTTTgcctctcctcctccagcccctgtcTCCACACCCTCCAGTCTTTCTTCTCTCGGGCTGTTTGAGTATTTCCTTCCTAACATCCTTTGGTTTCCGGAGTCATCCGCCCCACCCCTCCCGTCTCCTCTCCTCCACCCTGGCCCCTTGTCGAATGGCTGGGGGGCCAGATGGTTCAGGTGGGCCCGAGGCCTTCCTGATGACCTGCCTTCCTCAGCACCCCCGGCTCCCTCTGACCCCAGGGCCTGTGAGCTGCACCCGCTGCCATCTTCCCCCAGCCTCACCTGTGCTTCCTTCCTTCACAGGTCTGGAGACACCAGAGGAAGGGGCGCCTCACCCCTCTCCCCACGGCTGGCCCCGGCCCTCTCTGCACATCCGCCCTGGGCCTTGTCTGGGCTCTGGGGCAAACGCTGCTTCGTGGCCCTGGGGGCACAGGACACCGGCCCGCTCCCATCACCCCGCCTCCCCCAAAGGGCCTTTTCCTGCCAGGTGCCCTTTTGGCCTTTTGTGAGGGAGCATGGACCAGGCTCGAAGGCTCTGGGGTATCTGCCTTCTGCTGAGGCTCCTGTGACGGGCCTCCTGTGCCCAGCTTTCgcacctgcctcccccacccgTGGGCCTCATCTACCTGTGTGGCCCGGGAGGGCAGCAGGGGCCGCTGACACGCTCCCCACCCACCTCACCCCAGCCTCTTCCCCACGTTAGGGGTTTCTCAGAAGCTGGTTCTCACACTCCTTGCCACCCTCAGCTCGAGGTAGGACAACCCTTAACCCTGGGCTCCCAGCCCTAAAACACTGCCTCCCCTGAGGGCCCCCTCTAAGGAGGGTGTGGGGGAGCCCTGAGGGCTGCCTCTTCGCCAGTCAGCCACAGAGACCCTCCTCCTTTCATGAGGAAAAGACCTCCCCCAAACCCCTAAAAATGTTTACAGTCTCTGCTGGTCCCCTCCGTGTAAATACCACTACCACCCGTGCGTTATCCAGCCCGGCCCAGCCCGGACGCTGCCATCTCTCTTTCTGGGAGTTTAGACAATATTTCCCTtggattttttctctctcttgattTCTCCCTTTGCTTTGAGGGGTAACTGGGTATTTGGGAGGAGGGGTGCGGGGTGGGCTAAAAGGGTTTATTACCTGATCATTTTCTTTAGAAAGAGGTTTTAGGGAAAagaaatggggtgggggtgggagtggtaaGGGGAGAGTGGGGAGTCAGTTTCAGACACTTCTCTATgcttaacttatttatttattgcattttacttttaaagagtTGGTCTTTTCTgtctaaataaagaaaaaagtttaaaagcttCAAATATGTGTCTTGGAAGGATGGCGGTAGGGGTTGTGGTGCCCAcgggggatggggagagaaggaGGTAAGGAAAGTGAGGTTGGGGAGAGAAAACTCTAAGAGGAAGGCCCAGACTTCCTCATAGGAAGTCCTTTGAGCACAGTCTAGGTCTTGATCATGGCTTCATGATCTTATTCCTCTGCCCTTCTTTTGGGCTTAATTCTGGAGTGCTCTACAGAGCAGGCACAGAAGGGAGAAAGCAGGTCAGCAGGCCTCTTCCCCATAGCCAGCCCTGTCCATCTGAAGGCTGAGGACACGCGGCCTCACACTTCAGACCTCCACTTGCCCCTCGTTCACATGGGGGAGCTGGCCCAGCACCCAGCCAGCGGGGATGCTGGGAGCGGAGTGTACCACCGCCATTTATAAAGCAATTGCTCTGTACCTACTTGCTCTGGTTCTCTTCCAGGCCCTTAATGTGCATTTCCTCATTTCAACAACCCTATgttgtttgttgctcagttgctcagttgtgtccaactctttgctaccccatcgactgcagcacgccaggctttcctgtccttcactatctcttggagtttgctcagctcaaactcatgtccattgagttgctgacaTGAGGCAGGATATAattttacagacagggaaatGGAGGATGTGGAGGTGAGCTCACTTACCCAGCATCACAGAGTGATGAAGGGATGGtgcaggaatggaacccaggccccagagCCCATGATGCACTTGTCTCACAGCTTGAAATACCTGTCTGTGACCTGAGGCAAAGATCCCAAGAAGTACCTAGCAGGCCGGAGCAGTGACTCCTATCAAGCAGAAAGTGGATACATTAGCCCTCGGTCTctcagttttctagattccactcgGTAAACTGCTTTCCTGCTGGGGTTCACACAGGTGTTGTCTTTAACTTCACAACATATGGGCCATTTGCTTCTAGGCGGCTACCTGCAACCTCATCCTCATGACATTCTACCTATAAACTTGCTCACTTTCCAGTCTAGATCTGGCCTCAGGCCAGAGCTGTTCTATGAGAGGACAAGGATGAGTGAATCCCCACAACTCACCCCCCACTTACGCCCCATACTTCTGCCTTTTCTTCAACTGCCCCAAActaagaagagacagaaagagaagtaaCATGTGTGGCACTGGAGGGACTATCTGTGGACATTGtttcaagaaaaaaacatatCTCTTGGCTTGGTAAGACATCAGGGATGGGACTTACTCAGGATTCTGAGCCAAGTCTGCAGCATATGAAATCTCAAAcagagacgtgtgtgtgtgtgtgtgtgtgtgtgtgtgtgtggtcagagaTGGGATGAGGTGTGCACAAGGAGGAAGGTCACCAGAGTTGGAATTAACACTGTGAATTTTCCCCTGAGCTGCTCACTGTGGCTTTGCaacaatttctgggtcaggacaGAAAGATAGAAGGTTGGATTTAAACCAAAAGTCACCTCCAGAGTGATTTACTGACAGCTGGGATCTCCTGAGATGTGGGGATTGGGGGGACTAGGAAGGCTTCCCCTTCCTGGCATCTTTCCCTTCACACAAACAGGGAAGACAACATTCATTGCTTGTCACTGCTTGCTGCTGTCCTGCCTCCCTCAAGGCTGCAGCCAGTTTTTTCTCCAGAGAAGCATTAGGCAAGTCAGGTTGAATGACGGGGATGAAGAAGACACAGGGTTCTTCTGAGGAATCAGAACAACATCTGGGCAAAGATTCTCCAGGCCCTTTGATGGCAAAACGAAGGCAGCCACCTGAGACAGAAAAGGGGGCTCCTAACTTGTATGAACACAGATTTTTCAGACATCATACTGCTTCAAACAGAGCAGGAAAGGTATAAAGGAGAGGTAGTTCTGTTAGCTAATGAAGTTCACTAACCTCTCTTCTGAGCAGAAGAGGCCTCAGTAATAAAATGCAGAAGAAATAGGAAATGACAACAACAGGATCACTTACCTTCAAGCCAAACAAGAGGAAACAGCATTAGTTTCTTCTAAAATAATCAAGTTACTGTTCAAATGTTTATGGCAgcatgaagagaagagagaaggaaaataacttAAGGCAGAAGAGTGGAGCTGACAGGTTAATAGGGATTGGGGGAAGCCTTCTAGTTTTAGAGATAAAAAGACATTTAGGAAAATATCCTCAGTTGGGAGGGGGCTGTGGCGATGAGAATGTGGTAAGGGAAAAGTCCCATCATTCCTTCAGTGCATCCCCATCCCATCTGTATTATCAGATCTTTAAAATAGATGAATGTAATACAAGGTGTCTCGCTTCTTCAGGGTTGGACTCTTCAGTAGCTTGAGTCCCTCTCTGATTTTCAGGGTCTgcattgtcttttcattctcctgctaaAATTTCAAAGGCTTTCGCAGCCTTGGCTGCTTGAGTTTGTGACTGAAGCAATTCCCACTCTTGGCCAAGCAAacctcattcccttttccaaattTGAGAACTTGAGCAGCCCTGGCTCAAGCTCCCACCTCTTAGATTCTCCCCTCTCTGGCTCCTCTTTCAGTCTACCTTCCTGAGTAGTCGGCTTCCTCTTGCTCCTCATAAATGGGGTTGCATCTTCTCCTTACTCAAAGATGACTACCGGATACCTGTTTCTAACCTGCTGTTTCTCCTGACCTCCGTTTCGGTAGTGCCTCTCCTCCCTCAGTCCTCCACACCAGTAAAGAGGATCACTGTGAACTGGCCCAGGCCCAGACTGCAATCACACCGTTTCTCTCATGTCTCAGATCCAACCCAACTGCAAAGCCCTACTGGCGCTCTCTCACTCACGTCCGTTTCTCCATCTCACCGCCATCAACACTGCCCAGGTTCTCCTCACCCGCCGGAGATCTAGTTTCCTCCCCACCCATCTCCACACCTCCCCTCCTGTTCTCCAGAGAAGTCATCCATCTTCTACAAATTCATTCACAGATATCTACTCTGCCTTGTTCATCTGCCAAGTCCCCACCACCCTAATCAGTGCCCAGAACATGAAGAGGAGCTCAGCAAATAAGAAATAACTGCTGGACACCTGTATCTAGATTTCTCACACACGCCTAAATTGTAACAGGTCCaaagctaaaatattttctttcccaaaGTTTCACATCTTAAATATATCCATTTGTCACTGAGCCATGAAACCTTGAGAATCTTTTACTACTCTCAAGTAAACTCAATGCTTAATGCTAAATCATAAATGATTTTACTTCCATaactttttcatattcatttcccTCATTTCAAGTTATTACTGCATCCACTTCCTAATCAAGACAGTCTCCTACTAACTGATCCCTCTGTATGTTTTCTGCAACATCAAAGTTTCTCAACTGCAGCTGATAAAagatgaaactttattttttggccaggCTGTGCAGTTTTTGAGGTCTTAGTTCTCCaatgagggactgaacctgggtcctcaGCAATgagagcgtggagtcctaaccagtggatcactggggaaattctttttttaaaaatgtagagatTTTATCTGGCATTCacagctcttcagaattttatcTTGTGTTTTATTCCTATACACACCTTAAGTTCTAATCAAATAGAACTGTTTGTTGTTGTCTAGACAAGTATTTGATAACTTCCAACCCATGTATTTTCATTCCCAATTACTAGTGTTGGCACATAACAGCTCAATGAAGTTCACCAAATGCCTTCTTGTTGAAATCCTGCTCCTTCTAAACAGTTCACTTTAAACACTATTTTCTTCATCAAGATTTCTTTAACTGCTTTCATCCAAAGATCTTTCTCCCATCTTTTCTAGTCCTTTTGCCACTTAACCCTTCCACAGCTGGGGATCACGGTCATTCCTCCAAGAGCCTGAAAGTTAGTAGAGTTTCTTACTTTGCTTTTGTATCTACTGCAGTATCTAACACAATGCCCTGCACAACGTAGATAATCAGTAAATGTTTGACTTTACCTTCTGTATTCTAACTCTGGAGTTCCACTTTCTACTTCTCTGCGGATtctttcctcattaaaaaaaactgtttcCCCAATTAACACAgtagtatttgttgttgttcagttgctcagtcgtgtccgactctttgcagtcccacggactgcagcacgccaggcctccctgtccctcaccattttcggaagtttgcctaagttcatgtccattgcactggtgatgccagccagccacctcatcctctgacgccctcttctccttctgccctcaatctttcccagcatcacggactTTAATATTTACCGGATTTCAATTATTTAGTACTGACGGCTGAGTGAGAGACCCAAGCAATGTCTCTCCCCAAACTGCCAAACAAAATGTCAAACTACTCCTTGCTCTCATGGTCTCTAATCAAGGAGCAAAAGCATGTGGCTCgggattataaaaataaaacaggagggtctataaaaataattttaaaaatccaaccaAACAAA from Dama dama isolate Ldn47 chromosome 20, ASM3311817v1, whole genome shotgun sequence carries:
- the CELF3 gene encoding CUGBP Elav-like family member 3 isoform X1, giving the protein MKEPDAIKLFVGQIPRHLEEKDLKPIFEQFGRIFELTVIKDKYTGLHKGCAFLTYCARDSALKAQSALHEQKTLPGMNRPIQVKPADSESRGEDRKLFVGMLGKQQTDEDVRKMFEPFGTIDECTVLRGPDGTSKGCAFVKFQTHAEAQAAINTLHSSRTLPGASSSLVVKFADTEKERGLRRMQQVATQLGMFSPIALQFGAYSAYTQALMQQQAALVAAHSAYLSPMATMAAVQMQHMAAINANGLIATPITPSSGTSTPPAIAATPVSAIPAALGVNGYSPVPTQPTGQPAPDALYPNGVHPYPAQSPAAPVDPLQQAYAGMQHYTAAYPAAYSLVAPAFPQPPALVAQQPPPPPQQQQQQQQQQQREGPDGCNIFIYHLPQEFTDSEILQMFVPFGHVISAKVFVDRATNQSKCFGFVSFDNPASAQAAIQAMNGFQIGMKRLKVQLKRPKDANRPY
- the CELF3 gene encoding CUGBP Elav-like family member 3 isoform X4, encoding MNRPIQVKPADSESRGEDRKLFVGMLGKQQTDEDVRKMFEPFGTIDECTVLRGPDGTSKGCAFVKFQTHAEAQAAINTLHSSRTLPGASSSLVVKFADTEKERGLRRMQQVATQLGMFSPIALQFGAYSAYTQALMQQQAALVAAHSAYLSPMATMAAVQMQHMAAINANGLIATPITPSSGTSTPPAIAATPVSAIPAALGVNGYSPVPTQPTGQPAPDALYPNGVHPYPAQSPAAPVDPLQQAYAGMQHYTAAYPAAYSLVAPAFPQPPALVAQQPPPPPQQQQQQQQQQQREGPDGCNIFIYHLPQEFTDSEILQMFVPFGHVISAKVFVDRATNQSKCFGFVSFDNPASAQAAIQAMNGFQIGMKRLKVQLKRPKDANRPY
- the CELF3 gene encoding CUGBP Elav-like family member 3 isoform X3, which encodes MKEPDAIKLFVGQIPRHLEEKDLKPIFEQFGRIFELTVIKDKYTGLHKGCAFLTYCARDSALKAQSALHEQKTLPGMNRPIQVKPADSESRGEDRKLFVGMLGKQQTDEDVRKMFEPFGTIDECTVLRGPDGTSKGCAFVKFQTHAEAQAAINTLHSSRTLPGASSSLVVKFADTEKERGLRRMQQVATQLGMFSPIALQFGAYSAYTQALMQQQAALVAAHSAYLSPMATMAAVQMQHMAAINANGLIATPITPSSGTSTPPAIAATPVSAIPAALGVNGYSPVPTQPTGQPAPDALYPNGVHPYPAAYPAAYSLVAPAFPQPPALVAQQPPPPPQQQQQQQQQQQREGPDGCNIFIYHLPQEFTDSEILQMFVPFGHVISAKVFVDRATNQSKCFGFVSFDNPASAQAAIQAMNGFQIGMKRLKVQLKRPKDANRPY
- the CELF3 gene encoding CUGBP Elav-like family member 3 isoform X2 — encoded protein: MKEPDAIKLFVGQIPRHLEEKDLKPIFEQFGRIFELTVIKDKYTGLHKGCAFLTYCARDSALKAQSALHEQKTLPGMNRPIQVKPADSESRGEDRKLFVGMLGKQQTDEDVRKMFEPFGTIDECTVLRGPDGTSKGCAFVKFQTHAEAQAAINTLHSSRTLPGASSSLVVKFADTEKERGLRRMQQVATQLGMFSPIALQFGAYSAYTQALMQQQAALVAAHSAYLSPMATMAAVQMQHMAAINANGLIATPITPSSGTSTPPAIAATPVSAIPAALGVNGYSPVPTQPTGQPAPDALYPNGVHPYPAQSPAAPVDPLQQAYAGMQHYTAYPAAYSLVAPAFPQPPALVAQQPPPPPQQQQQQQQQQQREGPDGCNIFIYHLPQEFTDSEILQMFVPFGHVISAKVFVDRATNQSKCFGFVSFDNPASAQAAIQAMNGFQIGMKRLKVQLKRPKDANRPY